From the Ciconia boyciana chromosome 6, ASM3463844v1, whole genome shotgun sequence genome, the window GAAGGTACTTTGGTTTTGAAGgtattttgttttggggagaagGTTAGTGCTTTCTCAAAGCTAATCTTGTCAGATGACTTCCTAGACTTAAGAGTAACGAGCtagcattaaaataaagaatccCTTTCCCCGAAGTCAGTGTCTAAAGTTCCCAAATACAAACAAGCTTTCTTGTAGTTCCTGGTGTTTCtaatttatttgggaaaatTTCACTCAACCATTGGTGTCACGGGCATGCTCATGACAGTGAGTTACTATGCTTTTAGTTAGACTGTCTGTTACCTCcctgaagaaaaagagcaaaagcgTTCTAGAGTTACTATTTGGAAACATTAGTTACCAACAACTAagctaaaaaaaagaagtaaaaaaccaAGTTTGGGATGATAACAATCTAATCCTTTAGGATATTACTCAATTTCAAGGGGGCTTTAGCACAGGAGAGTTATACTGTCAAACTAACATGCCCTTATGACTtcaccttaatttttttctgaaatcattaAGATTTTGATTGGTATTTTGTTTCCCACATTCAACAGAAATATGGCAGCACCTAAGAACAAGAGGAGGAAACTATCCAGATCTGACTATCACAGTCAAGGCAGAACTTAGAATTTTATATCAATTTTTCTTAGATCTGGTAATCTCAAGGGTAACTTAGACTTGGAAAACTAGTTCAATGCTGTGAGTGTCCTTTAAGCGTGGCCATaacattttgcttctgtgaatGGTTTATTAATTTAGTCAACTCTTTAAAATACTCAAAGGTGGAGTGCTAGCTATTTTCTTaagcacaaactgaaaaaaaggagactgGTGAATGCAAACTGATTTTTGTTAACTGATCCTCACATAAATGTTGCTTTCCAGGGGGGTCATGAGCAGCTTCTAAAAATGATGGAAGAACGTATGATGGATGTTGAACAGAAACTAAGGCTTGTGAAGAGGCTTCTCCAAGATAAAGTAAATCAGCTGAAAGAACAAGTAAGCATTCTTACTCTCTTCCTCAAATCATCTCCATTACTTCTGTAAACAACTAAGTGGGCAAAAGCTGCCAAGCTATTCTTGCTTAGAATAAGGTTAGAggtgctttcctttttcttttaatgcttcTGAGGTAAAGTACAATATATTTGCCCCCAAATTCCTGAAACTCCAAATTGGGGACTGAATCCACCACTCATTAATTTCCTAAAAGCTatgcttgtttgcttgtttggtaTGCTGATGCACTTGAAGTCAGGAAACAAACATCAAATTCCAGACAAGTATCCTAACTGGAAAAGTTGCttagaaaaggaggaaaaaatttcCTGAAGAGTACAGACAGGATTACGGTACAATTATTGATTTCTCTACACCCCCTGCTCCAACACACCCTTTGCTTGAcatggttttgggggttttgttctTGCCCTGGTCTGCCTTCTTCAGGAGTCCTCAATAGTGTAGGGAAAGGTGGCTCTGGAGCACTTAGACAGGCGTGACAACGGCATCTGCTTTCTACTGAGGTAAACTCTCCTCTTTCATGTTAAGGAAGTGCTGTACTGACAGGGTCTCctgccaaagggctgttccCAAAAGCACGCAGACAAGTGCTAGGCTGCTCTCCCCAGTTTTATAGGAGCTGGTGGTCCAAACCTTGGAGGAAGTCCCTCTGTGGGATCACTGGGCTTGTGGATCCTCTTGTGAACTAGGGGAGTTACCCTTAGAGCACAAATGCTATAAAGCAGTACTCATCTGACAAGATTCATTTGAAGCCCTCTATCAATCTGCCTGATCTCCTTACGAAGTCTTTCCAGTTTCAAAACATTCATAGTATCTATAAAGACTCCACAAACATATAGGTttttaacaaaggaaaataagatgaaTGGGTGGGCTGTCTTCCTTTGATATTTGAGTTACAATAAACACATTCACCTACTTTCCCAGCACTGTtcttgctttgaattttttatttttattttgcttttaatttgctgAGTAATTATGTTCTATTCACAATGCAGCTTTCCAAGAATACTAAAGCAGATGCAATGGTCAAGGATCTCTATGTTGAGAATGCACAGCTGCTGAAGGCTTTGGAGATGACAGAACAGCGgcagaaaactgctgaaaggaaaaactatttactagaagaaaaaattgccaACCTCAATAGAATAGTAAAGAACCTGGCATCCCCATCATTTAATTCAGCATCCGAGATAAGGTCATAGCAAAGCCATTAAGTCTGCCACAGTCCCATGCACTTTactgaaatgttaatatttcagcttttcactgTGTTGCCTTTTTGTATTGATGATTTTTAGTTAACAGATGCCTCCAAGGAGAGGACAGATCTAAATCCCAAACCAGACACTGCCAAAAGAGAACTTTTGTTTATTCCCAAACGTTTTTTCTGTTAAGTTTTGCCTAAAAGTAATCTTCACTCTGTAAAGAGACACGTTTTTCTAAGTTAACTTATTTTGATACTTtggttttagtttaaaatataaattctggATTTACTGTACTGAATCAATTATTCCAAGCCAAGGTCTAATGCAAGCATACATTACTGaattcaaaactttaaaatattttttgctttctaggATACTTCACGGTCCAAATCTAGTAATATTGATAGGTCAGTCTTCAACACTGTCAGTACAATTGCTATTGAAAACAAGACTTTCCTGATACGGTTTGTGTCCCGCAAATAGATTCTGGTTTCTGTAAAGCAATATGCTCCACCTTACACATTAGGCTTCTGGGTTATTCTTCATGGCTGTTTCTCTGCcaagctcagaaaaaaagttttcttaaaaatatgtaaatagaCTACTGCCTCCAACTAAGTGTAACAGTATTTCATCTGAAGAAATTTCCCAGCTGGCAAATAAAGactacaactttttttttttttaagctgggcTGCCAGACAACTTAAAAATTGTAGAggccttaatttttttgtatgtggAAATAAGTTATACTAAACAAAGGAAGAGTTACTAAACAGAAGTGAAGATGTGAATtttgtttatataatttttaaattcagtaaagCAGTGGAGTATGTTTATTAAATAACTGGCAGAAGAATGCAGAGAGTCACTGGAAtgatttcttcagtgaaatCCTGTCACTAGGCCTCACAAACATGGACCTTTGGATTAATGCAGTGTTCATTTTGACCTGAGTGATAATTTGAAAAGGCCTGTCTTTTGTAGTAGATCCTAGTACAGAATCTCTAAGTTTGTAATTAATCGTGGAGAACCATATTCAATGTGAATATGAAGAACTCAGGGAATAACAGCCTAAATTACCTTCCTTCAACATTATAAATGTGGCTATTAATGTCAATAGATGAAGATAAACGTGCATTAGGAAAAGCAGGATAAACCAAATTGTATTTGGATGAGTATTACCTTAGTACTCCTAGACCAACAGGCAGAAATGCTGTAGTCATGAAGGTCGAAGAGCATCAAGGTTTGTAACAACAGGTTATACCTCCCATCTGATCCGTCGATGAGGCTCGGGAAATGCAAGTGTTCTGGGAACACCTTCAAGACTGAGACGGGTCTgacacagaagcagctgagtAAGAGCTTGCGTGCTCCAATGCTTGTATATAACCTATTACTGCAAATAGTCTAAATGCCCTACAAATGCCTTGCCTCCATCAGACCAGTAAGACACATTTAAACAATGTAAATAAAACTGGTGAAAGGGGCCATACTGGTGATACTTGAAACTGGACCTCTTTAAATATGCGTGAACTGAgaatgcagaggaagagggTGAGATATTTTGTCTCTGAGACCGCTAGCAAGGTGACAATTCTGACAGCACTTGTAATGAGCCAAAAGTCCCCCAGAAACTGGGATAATACTGCCTACAAGCTGTGGAGTAACCTCTGGAAAATGACTTTCTCTTGGTACTGATTCGCATGTGGCTGTAGGGGATATTCTCTGTGTCCACATGGTTACTTACCAGTTTTGGAGGGTTGAGGGACTGAACTAGACATACAGGGCATgacttcctcttctcctcccactcctcctccATTGCTTTACGCAGGCAATATagtggaaatggaaatacaatAATGTAAGAAGAACACGTTGGAGTATCACAAAGTCCTTATAAATGATTTCACTGCTAGGCTATTCAAAATGCCTGTACTGGGTGTTTCTCTAAGTAATCTCAAATTCAGGGATTTACAtatcctgtttttcagaggctgcaaaaattttttcaaaaattggAAATGCATCAAATTGACAAACTGCATTGATATAAatcagagcttttaaaaatttgaagtaGCGAgaccttgtttcttttaatattaatcAGTAAGTAGTATCAGTTACAATAAATCTCTGTGTGTGGGTACCAGGGCTGCATGTTAGCAATATGGTAATTGAGCACACCCTAAAACCATGCCTATGCTACAGAAATTAGCAAAGTTTCAAAATACTTCCAGGAAACCATGTAAATGAGGTTCAGATGATCAGAACTGTATCTGGGAAAAATATCATTAGCTAGCACATTTTAACACTACTTCATATCTTGACCTAGCTTTACTTCTAATGCTCAGTATGTGACCGAAGCCTGAATGCTGAACAGAGGGAATGAGTATTTCACTTAAACTATTGTGGAATTAATTTCACATTACTCAGTTTTAAAGGCTAGACTATTTAAGTGATTCTTTTAATCTCCTGGAAGTTACCAGGTTTTTATAAACCGAACATAACAACATTTCTAGAGCACAGTACTAAAAAGGGAACCCAGATGTTGGAATAGaagggagaaacagagaaaagggatTTTGACTTCTCCCTTTCTCACCCTATCCTACCTTGCTCTACTTCTCTTTCATTTGGCTTCAAAAAACTAACCTAGCCACGGGAGAGAGGAGGAgtaggaggaggaaaatatttggtAAATATTCTTTAGACAAAACTCCAATTTCACTGGAATACTTGTGTGAATTAATTCTCAGAAGTGCCTTTTGTAATTACATATTCTAGAGCCTTTCTGTACTGTACTGGTTTTGTTGCTACAGGACAATTCAGGACAATCCCTTCCTAAACGGAGGGAACACGGAGAAAGGTAGCGCTGCTTACAAACGAGTGTCATGTTGCTTATTGGTGCATTGTGTCAGCTCAGAAGATAAGGAGCTAGTTTTACAAAGTCCAGGCTACGGAAAATAAGCATATAAACATGTAAGTTATTAAGCATTAGCCGTCTTTTGTGCATGAATGTGTCTCCTATGCAGCACAGGCATTTTAAAGATACCAAAGTATTTAATGGGATTGTATCTGTCAAAAGTCACTGAATTTCTAGGCCTCATTCATACAACAGGTCTTGCCAATTAAGGTATTAAAACACCTTCTGGTCATAAAGTAGTTAAATGTTTTCAACTCCTGCTTTATGAATCACTGTGAAAATAAAGGCACAAGGATGTCTAGGGTTGGGAGTTTTGGAAGAGGAGAGACCCCAAGTTAAATTTGTGTACTAAATTCACACCGTTTGAAGTGCTACTTGTCAATTTAGAATGATTTAAAAGTATACATTGTCACACATTCTCCAATTAGTACTTTAAATACAAGGAAAACTGAATTCTTTGCAttctgatttaagaaaaaaaaaaggattgtaaCATATTTGATTTTAGCCAGATTATATGTAAAGTAGAGCAGGGGACAGTCTGGATCTACCAAGAGTAACATCCTTTCGTTTCCTTCCAGCAAATGACATCACTGTCTCTCAggttttccatcatttaccTGTTAAGTCTCCTGTTCAGTGTCAGATGCTGTCATTTCATGACAAATGACTTctgtataaatgaaaacaattgtatatttttttttctattgttttgtTACAGTGTAATATATTGTCCTTAGAACATGTAAAACTGGAAGATGAACCAACTTACACATTATTTAtaatgaatgtaaaaaaaaataaaaattactgtatgATCCATGCttgtgtctttcattttttatccaactttaaagtatttcagtgtCTTCCCATGGAAGTTGTAGGTGTTTCACGTAGTACCTGCAAATTCATCAAATGCGTACACAAAGctctaataataaaaaagacagtTTGGCAGCTGCTAAAAGTAGTTTCTTCCATTATGAAAGTATAAAATTGATTAAAGTGTAAAAAACTGAAAGGCAGTGCACACGCATCTTCGCTTACTTTCAAGCACACCCTGCTCTCAGCTGAAGTTGCGTACCTATTCTTCACCTTTATATGGAAAATATCGAGTGCTGCTTGTGGCATGCCTTTCCTGTTTAACCTTCTAAAACTTACTCTTTTGGTAACCGCTGTGGAAGGCGGGGCAGTGGATACCCGCTGGAAGCACAAGGCCCGCCGTCCCTCAGTCCCTGAGCTCCTGTGCGGCCTGAGCTTCCCCTGCCAGCGAGGCAGCGGTGCCACCTCggccctccccagccaggtGACGGGTCCCACCGCCACCGGGGAGGAGAGGCCGGCGGCAGCCCGCCTCGGCCTGCCGGCGCTGCCCACGGGGCCGTGATCCGCTGCGTGGGGCGGGCCCGCCGTGCGTGGGGCAGCGGGCGGGCCCTGAGGCGGCCCCCTTCCCGCCACCGCCCCGGCGCAtgcgccctccccgccgcgcgGGGGCGCTGTGACAGCGCGggcgccccctcccctccctttcccgcccctgccccacggcctgCACCGGAGGGCGGAGGCCGCTTTCCCACAAGCCCCCGcgcaccggccccgccgcctcccctcaGCGCCGagcgctccccccgcccggTGCGCAGCCATGCGGACGCGGAGCAACCGCCGCCGCGCCTGAGGGGGCCGGGCCCTGCCCTGcggagcggggagcggcgccGGGCATGCGGGCGGTGGTAGCGGGCCGGGAGGTGGGATGCTGTCGCGGAAGAAGACGCGCACGGAGCTCTCCAAGCCGGGGGAGGTGCAGGGCAAGTACGTGAAGAAGGAGACCAGCCCTCTGCTTCGCAGTGAGTGTCGGGGACGGGCtcggcgggccgggggccgggctgggAGGACAAGCCCGAGGCCTCCGGGGCGGCCGCGTCCTTTGTGCGCTGCGACGGCGGTCCGGCGGGCCCGGGAGGCCCTGCGCGGCTCTGGGGGGTTCCGCTCGGCCCGGGAGGCCCTGCGCGGCTCTGGGGGGTTCCCCTCctcagggaagggcagggggcATTCCTCTTGTGAGACCCGGGAGCTGATGGAGGGAGTGAAACCCGAAAGGGAGGCTGAATTTAAAAGGCAGCCCTGCGCGTAGTGTTACCACCAGGTGCTCGCGGTAAACagacttggttttttttattttctcagccGCCGTTGCTCAGTTTTCAACAGGTAGGGGTTCAGATAGTCTGCAAACAGATCTCTTTCAGAGGAACGGAACAGATCACCTCTCCCTTTCCAGAAGGCAGTGGTTGTTTTCCCGATCTAGGCTGCGTGCGCTGCCAAAAGGTGTGTGCTTTGAAAACGAGATAACTGTACAAGACAGTTGCGTAAAATCCCTGCGGAAGCAAGTGCTCCGGTTCTAAACCATGCATCAACTTGATGAGGTCACCGCGATGTACCTTGGATGCACAGATCTTCCCGCGGTTAACCCGACGCTAACGCCACAGTCCTGTTTTTTCAGGACTTTACAGAAGACTGGCAAATACACATTGAAAGCACAGTTaggtttctttttgttaatcTTTGAAAACAACCGGAgactgaaatgtgttttgctaTAATTGCAGGATTAGCTTGGAGATCACAGCTggtttgctggcaggagcaggcactCAGCTTTTCTGGAAGTATTTGCTGCATGAACAGCTGGTTCCCCAGTCAACAGGCAAAATCATTTAGTAGTCTGATTACACTGacttagttttttaaaaaaaaaaacaacaaaacccacgaagttttttttcctgttaagcTGTAGGTGTGTCTGAGGGGTTAACACCTTTTACACATGTTATTTGCCATGATGTAATGACCAGCTATTACATGACTGCTTTGTAATGATTGTAAATTTACTGATGACGCCTTCTGGGATGCACTGAATTTTTACCCTCAGGTATAAGAGTTTATTAACAAGTAATTAATAATAGGCATAACCTCCTCCTGAATGAAAGTCATAATTTCTGTTAGCTCACATGGAGGGAAACTACTTATTTATGTCGTATTGAAAGTAATAGTAAGGAGAGGAGTAATGTATCGCTTgctggagggaggcagggaaatgTTATGAATAGGTGTCACTGTTCATGTGCGAAACCTCTTTAGGTAAAGGAGAAAGTGAAATATCTTCCTGATAATTTGAGAACTTAACATGTGCAGAATAACAGCATTTTGCTGGCTGAACTTTGTGATTAGGGGAGAAGGTGTGAATTCTGTTCCTGGTTCTGTTGTGGATTCCTGTGAGCATGTAGGCATTTATGTCTTCACTTATTCTGAGTTCATAAAGGCAGTGGTCCCAAGGAAGTGGTAGAGTGGTAGCCAGGATACTTGGATTTTCTTGACCCTTCTAGTAGAGAGGTATGAAGCCTGGCTGATGTAGCCACAGTACAGTGTGGGGTGGTTTCAGGGGGGTGCAGTGTGTGTTTTTTGatggcttttgggtttttttgtttattgtggATCAGTTATACTGGCAAAACTGCACTCTTCTGGCGATAGTTTGTTGCTGGTGGACGGTGCGATGGTTTCTGTTACACCAGTACAAACTGCAGCATTACTGTTAGACTTGCATATGTATTAGAGGTGCTTTAAAGGGGTTCTAGCATTTGAATTTCCTCAGTTTCATGGTGTCAGTCGGCATTGTGGCTAGCCAAATGCTTTACGTGTAAGTACAGCCAAagttcttatttctctttcatgctaTGTATCAGATCTGATGCCTTCATTTATCCGTCATGGTCCAACCATTCCAAGACGAACTGATATCTGTCCTCCTGACTCAACTTCTGTATACGCTTCTGGTGGAGATGGAATTGTTTCCAGAAACCAGAGTTTCCTTCGAACTCCAGTGCAGAGGCCACCTCATGAAATAATGAGACGTGAAAGCAACAGACTGTCTGCGCCTTCCTATCTTGCAAGAAGTTTAGCTGATGTCCCTAGAGAATATGGCTCTTCCTCCCAGTCCTTTTTAACAGAAGCTaattctgttttggaaaatggagATGCTGGTGCCCGTTGTTATTATTACGATCATTTTTATGATGCCCAGAGGAGACGTCAGTTAAATGATCGCGTACATGAGGACTACAGATATTATGAACACAACAGTGATCTTTTCCAGAGGATGTCACAGAATCATGGGAGGCACGCTTCAGGTAGGTATCGATTAAtggctgtttttttaaaacatgtttttgacAAGACTTTAGGTGCAGAGGTATATCTGGATGATCAGGGTCATGTTTTGAGGAGTTACACTGTGTGGGACAGAGCttctttttaatgacatttctgTGATCTGAGTACACTATGTGCTCACATTTCTTAGAGTTAAGAGTTTGATTGCATAtatccagaaaggaaaaaatgtacttAAACCATGATTCAATAAATGGGGTAAGGTTGagcaagttttttttaatgccaaacATACATGCAACTCCTCATGACAAAGTTGATTCAGTCGCTAACTAGCAAGGAATTTTGTTCATTAGGGAACATCTACTATTTTCACGATGCAGAGAATAACCAACAGCTCTAAATTACAGcattgccattttattttattatattttaactATCATTGtgttattatttaattttgtgttaattTGACctcaataattaaaataatttattataaatagTCAAAGGGAGGAACGACTGCTTTGTGTAATGAGCAAATTGACATATAGCTGGTGCTGAAATTGACTTCCTagtccttgctttttttttcttttggcttgtAATATCGTTTGTAAATATGCCTGTTTCCCTTCCATATTCACTGGaacttgtctttgttttctaacGGAAGAACAGCATAAGAAAGAAGAATCtattaaatattactttttgaaatatttgattaTATCTGTGATGACACTGAAGAATAATTCTTTGGTGCAGTGTGCTGTTGTGAATCTATTGGTGGAATAAAAAGTCTGGGATTACAATATTGCCCATAGAAA encodes:
- the SAV1 gene encoding protein salvador homolog 1 isoform X1 — its product is MLSRKKTRTELSKPGEVQGKYVKKETSPLLRTAVAQFSTGRGSDSLQTDLFQRNGTDHLSLSRRQWLFSRSRLRALPKDLMPSFIRHGPTIPRRTDICPPDSTSVYASGGDGIVSRNQSFLRTPVQRPPHEIMRRESNRLSAPSYLARSLADVPREYGSSSQSFLTEANSVLENGDAGARCYYYDHFYDAQRRRQLNDRVHEDYRYYEHNSDLFQRMSQNHGRHASGIGRVAATSLGNLTNHSSEDLPLPPGWSVDWTIRGRKYYIDHNTNTTHWSHPLEREGLPPGWERVESAEFGVYYVDHINKRAQYKHPCAPSVPRYDQPPPVTYQPQQAERSQPLLVPANPYHTAEIPDWLQVYARAPVKYDHILKWELFQLADLDTYQGMLKLLFMKELERIVKLYEAYRQALLTELEHRKQRQQWYAQQHGKNF